One window of Dyadobacter sandarakinus genomic DNA carries:
- the rsmA gene encoding 16S rRNA (adenine(1518)-N(6)/adenine(1519)-N(6))-dimethyltransferase RsmA, with product MKVNYKHRDDSKVRAKKHLGQHFLKDISIAERIVGGLSGHDGYKQVLEIGPGMGVLTQFLLKEPAYSTFVIEIDTESVAYLKAHYPELTPRILEGDFLKFDTKTVFDAPFAIIGNFPYNISSQIFFRALQIRDQIPEIVCMLQKEVAQRIASPPGNKDYGILSVLLQAFYDIDYLVSVPPGAFDPPPKVQSGVIRLRRNKVQSLACSEKLFFTVVKTAFNQRRKTLRNALKPIGEFPEHPLLTRRAEQLSVAEFVELTRMAEQVIAP from the coding sequence GTGAAAGTAAATTATAAGCACCGGGACGATTCAAAAGTCAGGGCCAAAAAACACCTCGGCCAGCACTTCTTAAAAGACATTTCAATTGCCGAGCGGATCGTCGGGGGATTGTCGGGACATGACGGGTACAAGCAGGTACTCGAGATCGGCCCCGGCATGGGGGTACTCACGCAGTTTCTGCTGAAAGAGCCTGCTTACAGCACCTTCGTCATTGAAATTGATACCGAATCCGTAGCTTACCTGAAAGCCCATTATCCGGAGCTCACGCCCCGCATACTGGAAGGTGATTTTTTGAAATTTGATACAAAAACCGTTTTTGATGCTCCCTTTGCGATCATCGGCAACTTTCCATATAATATTTCCTCCCAGATTTTCTTCCGTGCATTGCAGATCAGGGACCAGATTCCCGAGATTGTTTGTATGCTGCAGAAAGAAGTAGCGCAGCGCATTGCATCGCCGCCGGGAAACAAGGATTACGGAATTCTGAGTGTGCTGCTGCAGGCATTTTACGACATCGACTATCTGGTGTCTGTTCCTCCCGGCGCGTTTGATCCTCCCCCCAAAGTGCAATCGGGCGTGATCCGGCTGCGACGGAATAAAGTACAGAGCCTTGCGTGCAGTGAGAAGCTTTTCTTTACGGTAGTAAAAACGGCTTTTAACCAGAGACGTAAAACACTGCGCAATGCATTAAAGCCCATCGGCGAATTTCCTGAGCATCCCCTCCTGACCCGGCGTGCCGAGCAGCTGAGTGTGGCCGAATTTGTGGAGCTTACCCGGATGGCAGAGCAAGTTATTGCCCCATAG
- a CDS encoding 2-oxoglutarate dehydrogenase E1 component has protein sequence MDKYTYIANSDAAYIEELYNSYKQDPSSVDQGWQKFFEGFEFFQKYPVNGNGHANGAANGKETAAPSKSDPARTRKEMEVVHLIRGYRSRGHLMATTNPIQKRKDRRPQLDLADFNLGPEDLDTVFEAGVEVFDRPATLREIVDSLKTIYTSNIGFEYLYIRDREQKSWLRKKIEKEALNMNFSTDEKKHILSKLNEAVVFENFLHTKYLGQKRFSLEGGETTIPALDAMINKAAELGVVEVMIGMAHRGRLNVLANVMQKTYGQIFNEFEGNLPDQVWGDGDVKYHMGFASQITTENGEKVHLKLAPNPSHLEAVNPVVEGYIRARADGMYDSDYDRVLPVLIHGDAAVAGQGIVYEVTQMSALNGYYTGGTIHFVINNQVGFTTDFTDARSGIYCTDIAKIVDAPVLHVNGDDPESVVFCMRLAVEYRQKFNKDIFIDMVCYRRHGHNEADEPKFTQPVLYKSIENHQNPREIYSKTLVDRGDVDAQLAVNMDKEFKQLLQERLDMVKQKALPYTLPKLEQEWHTLRKSRPEDFEKSPETGVPLETLEKIGKALISTPENFTRLKQIDKLLKDREQMIFDKKEVNWATAELLAYGSILTDGNIVRLSGQDVQRGTFSHRHAVLRDVETNAPYNSLQHIQDGQGQFMIYNSLLSEYGVLGFEFGYSMANPNALVIWEAQFGDFANGAQVIIDQFVTSSETKWDRWTGLVMLLPHGYEGQGPEHSNARPERYLQLSANYNLIVANVTTPANFFHLLRRQLKFPFRKPLIVMSPKSMLRHPLCVSPVDSLVNGSFQETIGDTYADPAKVKKVLLCTGKLYYELFEKQQSDKRDDVAIIRLEQMHPFPQSQIDAHLSRYPDAKVYWVQEEPFNMGGWTFMLRMYKGEKPLEVIARQSSASPSTGFAKIHTKEQAEIISRAFE, from the coding sequence ATGGATAAATACACATATATAGCAAATTCAGACGCGGCTTATATAGAGGAATTGTACAATTCGTATAAGCAGGACCCCTCCTCGGTAGATCAGGGATGGCAGAAGTTTTTTGAAGGGTTCGAGTTCTTCCAGAAATATCCTGTTAATGGTAACGGACATGCAAACGGGGCTGCCAACGGTAAAGAAACCGCGGCACCGTCCAAGTCGGATCCGGCACGCACACGTAAGGAAATGGAAGTGGTGCACCTTATCCGCGGGTACCGTTCGCGCGGGCACCTGATGGCGACCACCAACCCCATTCAAAAAAGGAAAGATCGTCGTCCGCAGCTTGATCTTGCCGATTTCAACCTGGGTCCCGAAGACCTGGATACCGTTTTTGAAGCAGGGGTAGAAGTGTTTGACAGGCCGGCCACACTTCGCGAAATTGTGGATTCGCTAAAAACCATTTATACCAGTAACATTGGTTTTGAATATCTGTACATCCGTGACCGTGAGCAGAAAAGCTGGCTTCGCAAGAAAATTGAGAAGGAAGCCCTGAACATGAACTTCTCGACGGATGAGAAAAAACATATTTTGTCCAAGCTGAACGAGGCGGTTGTTTTTGAAAACTTCCTGCATACCAAATACCTCGGACAGAAACGGTTTTCACTTGAAGGAGGCGAAACCACGATCCCGGCATTGGATGCCATGATCAACAAAGCCGCCGAGCTGGGTGTGGTTGAAGTAATGATCGGGATGGCACACCGCGGCCGGCTCAATGTGCTAGCCAACGTAATGCAGAAAACCTACGGGCAAATCTTCAACGAATTTGAAGGTAACCTGCCGGATCAGGTATGGGGTGACGGTGACGTAAAATACCACATGGGTTTTGCCAGCCAGATCACGACCGAAAACGGCGAAAAGGTGCATTTGAAACTTGCACCAAACCCGTCGCACCTGGAAGCCGTGAATCCCGTGGTGGAAGGCTACATCCGTGCCCGGGCTGACGGCATGTACGACAGCGATTACGACCGGGTACTGCCTGTGCTCATCCATGGTGATGCAGCTGTGGCCGGACAGGGAATTGTGTACGAAGTGACGCAGATGTCTGCCCTGAACGGTTACTACACCGGAGGTACTATCCATTTTGTGATCAATAATCAGGTAGGTTTCACCACAGACTTTACAGATGCCCGCTCGGGGATCTATTGCACGGATATTGCCAAGATCGTGGACGCCCCCGTGCTGCACGTGAATGGGGACGATCCTGAATCTGTTGTCTTTTGTATGCGCCTGGCCGTGGAATATCGCCAGAAGTTCAACAAGGACATTTTCATCGACATGGTTTGCTACCGTCGTCATGGTCATAATGAGGCCGACGAACCCAAGTTTACGCAGCCAGTCCTATACAAATCCATAGAAAACCATCAGAACCCGCGGGAAATCTATTCCAAAACGCTCGTTGACAGGGGGGATGTGGATGCCCAGCTGGCGGTGAACATGGATAAAGAGTTCAAGCAGCTCCTGCAGGAGCGGCTGGATATGGTGAAGCAAAAGGCACTGCCCTATACTTTGCCCAAACTTGAACAAGAGTGGCATACATTACGCAAGTCCCGCCCCGAGGATTTTGAAAAATCTCCCGAAACCGGCGTTCCGCTTGAAACACTTGAAAAAATCGGTAAGGCGCTCATTTCAACGCCTGAAAACTTTACGAGGCTCAAACAGATCGATAAGCTGCTGAAAGACCGTGAGCAGATGATCTTTGATAAAAAAGAAGTGAACTGGGCTACTGCCGAGTTGCTGGCCTATGGTTCCATTCTTACGGATGGAAACATTGTGCGGCTGAGCGGGCAGGATGTACAGCGCGGGACTTTCTCTCACCGTCATGCAGTATTGCGTGATGTGGAAACAAATGCCCCTTACAACAGCTTGCAGCACATTCAGGATGGTCAGGGCCAGTTCATGATCTATAACTCCCTGCTTTCAGAGTATGGTGTTCTTGGCTTCGAGTTCGGCTACTCAATGGCCAACCCGAATGCACTGGTGATCTGGGAGGCACAGTTTGGAGACTTTGCCAATGGTGCCCAGGTGATCATCGATCAGTTTGTTACTTCAAGCGAAACCAAATGGGATCGCTGGACAGGGCTGGTGATGCTGCTGCCGCACGGATACGAAGGTCAGGGACCTGAGCACTCCAATGCACGTCCTGAGCGGTACCTGCAACTATCAGCGAACTATAACCTGATCGTGGCCAATGTAACTACGCCGGCCAACTTCTTCCACTTGCTCCGTCGTCAGCTCAAATTCCCTTTCCGGAAGCCGCTGATCGTGATGTCGCCGAAGTCAATGTTGCGTCATCCGCTCTGTGTTTCTCCGGTGGACAGTCTGGTGAACGGTTCATTCCAGGAAACAATAGGGGATACCTATGCTGATCCTGCCAAAGTAAAGAAAGTGCTCCTGTGTACAGGCAAGCTTTATTATGAGCTTTTTGAAAAACAGCAGTCAGACAAGCGGGATGATGTCGCAATTATTCGTCTTGAACAAATGCATCCGTTCCCGCAAAGCCAGATAGATGCTCACCTGAGCCGCTACCCTGATGCGAAGGTGTACTGGGTGCAGGAAGAACCGTTCAATATGGGCGGGTGGACATTTATGCTGAGAATGTATAAAGGAGAAAAACCACTGGAAGTAATTGCCCGCCAATCAAGCGCGTCGCCTTCCACAGGTTTTGCAAAAATTCATACAAAAGAGCAGGCAGAGATCATCAGCCGCGCTTTTGAATGA
- a CDS encoding PorP/SprF family type IX secretion system membrane protein, with protein sequence MSTLSTLVRAAGLLVLVLFAGQAAFAQREVMLEQYVQNPMAINPGFTGVRGDFNMTAIFRRKWFNIRNSPASQTFAADGTIADGKIGLGFQALNDQTSYFTTTAFSGSFAYHLGLSDKWKLGLGAQGGINVLPISDFNYGGTNRALGSFGLGAWLHSDQLYFGVSKPELLSQQFGNQSIANYYRRPLYLTAGGSYDLSPDVMMLPHVLVIQEKDHDLRVDFGSRFWFYEKVGLGASYRIGGGYNSFSAKVDYVQLTAEVQLGQNVRLGYFYSTRQAEQIYANYNGPKGVHELMLKFIPNPAGFQKY encoded by the coding sequence ATGAGCACACTTAGTACGTTAGTCCGGGCTGCTGGGCTGTTGGTTCTTGTTTTATTTGCAGGTCAGGCTGCATTTGCACAGCGTGAAGTCATGCTGGAACAATATGTCCAAAATCCGATGGCGATTAATCCGGGCTTTACCGGCGTGCGGGGCGACTTCAACATGACGGCGATTTTCAGGCGTAAATGGTTCAATATCCGGAATTCGCCGGCCAGTCAGACCTTCGCAGCGGATGGTACCATTGCCGACGGAAAGATCGGGCTTGGCTTTCAGGCGCTCAATGATCAGACGAGCTACTTCACCACGACGGCTTTTTCAGGTTCGTTCGCGTACCATCTTGGATTGTCGGATAAATGGAAACTGGGCCTGGGTGCGCAGGGAGGTATTAATGTACTTCCGATTTCCGATTTTAACTATGGAGGCACCAACCGTGCCCTTGGAAGTTTCGGGCTGGGCGCCTGGCTGCATTCAGACCAGCTTTACTTTGGTGTTTCCAAACCCGAGCTGCTTTCACAGCAATTCGGCAATCAGAGTATCGCCAATTATTACCGCCGTCCGCTGTACCTGACGGCAGGCGGCAGCTACGATCTTAGCCCGGATGTGATGATGCTCCCTCATGTGCTGGTTATTCAGGAGAAAGATCATGATCTCAGAGTCGATTTCGGCTCGCGTTTCTGGTTTTACGAAAAAGTAGGGCTTGGTGCCTCATACCGGATCGGGGGCGGGTACAATTCTTTTTCTGCAAAGGTGGATTATGTTCAGCTGACGGCCGAAGTACAGCTCGGGCAAAATGTGCGGCTCGGGTACTTTTACAGCACCCGCCAGGCAGAGCAGATTTATGCCAACTACAACGGGCCGAAGGGAGTACATGAGCTGATGCTCAAATTCATACCAAATCCCGCAGGTTTTCAAAAATACTAA
- a CDS encoding L-serine ammonia-lyase, giving the protein MKEEPISVFDIFKIGVGPSSSHTLGPWRAAERFVNSLIGRNHLDTIVSVKVLLYGSLAKTGNGHGTDTAVILGLSGYDPVTMDTGTIPRILEDLAQSKTINLAGRRKIPFDPAVQIVFLNTQTLPFHPNGLTFEAQLADGDSIIETYFSIGGGFVVKENDEITASIPAVTLPYRVNTAEDLLKWHRETGKAIWEIVLENEKSWRSEAVIRKELLHIWTVMQQCIFTGCETGGTLPGGLRVRRRAAELSRKLLQGASCLDYQEWLDRVKTTGAGFNYTLDWVSCFALAVNEQNASFSRVVTAPTNGSAGVIPAVLQFHLAFCGGTDDDVVRFLLTAGEIGSIFKKGATISAAMGGCQAEIGVSSAMAAAGLAEVSGANAEQCLMAAEIAMEHHLGLTCDPVGGLVQIPCIERNTMGAIKAITASQLALQSNPENAKVSLDNVVLTMWQTALDMSNRYKETSEAGLAVNIPISLSEC; this is encoded by the coding sequence GTGAAAGAGGAACCCATTTCCGTATTCGATATTTTCAAAATCGGTGTAGGCCCTTCAAGCTCCCATACCCTGGGGCCGTGGCGTGCGGCTGAAAGGTTTGTCAACTCGCTGATTGGCCGCAATCACCTCGATACGATTGTGTCGGTGAAAGTGCTGCTCTATGGTTCGCTGGCCAAAACCGGCAATGGGCACGGGACGGATACAGCTGTAATACTGGGCCTGTCGGGCTATGATCCTGTAACAATGGATACCGGTACCATCCCCCGGATTTTGGAAGATCTTGCCCAAAGTAAAACAATCAATCTGGCCGGCCGCCGCAAGATTCCGTTTGACCCAGCTGTTCAGATTGTCTTTCTAAATACCCAAACATTACCTTTTCATCCGAATGGGCTCACATTCGAAGCCCAGCTTGCCGACGGAGATTCGATCATTGAGACTTATTTTTCAATCGGTGGAGGGTTTGTGGTGAAAGAAAACGATGAAATCACGGCATCTATACCGGCTGTAACATTGCCGTATCGTGTCAATACCGCAGAGGATCTGTTGAAGTGGCACCGGGAGACGGGCAAGGCTATTTGGGAAATCGTCCTGGAAAACGAGAAAAGCTGGCGGAGTGAGGCTGTGATCCGGAAAGAGCTTCTCCATATCTGGACCGTAATGCAGCAGTGCATTTTCACGGGCTGCGAAACAGGAGGTACTTTGCCCGGCGGCCTGCGTGTGCGCCGGCGTGCTGCCGAGCTCAGCCGTAAACTGCTGCAGGGTGCAAGCTGCCTGGACTACCAGGAATGGCTTGACCGCGTAAAAACGACAGGTGCAGGTTTCAACTATACGCTCGACTGGGTAAGCTGCTTTGCACTGGCTGTGAATGAACAAAATGCTTCATTTTCGCGGGTTGTCACGGCACCCACCAATGGTTCCGCAGGTGTTATCCCGGCTGTTCTTCAGTTTCATCTGGCTTTTTGCGGCGGTACTGACGATGACGTTGTGCGTTTTTTGCTGACTGCGGGTGAAATAGGAAGTATTTTCAAGAAAGGCGCTACCATTTCTGCTGCTATGGGCGGGTGCCAGGCAGAAATCGGAGTCTCGTCGGCGATGGCGGCAGCGGGCCTGGCCGAAGTATCCGGCGCCAATGCAGAACAATGCCTGATGGCAGCAGAAATTGCCATGGAACATCACCTGGGACTTACCTGCGATCCTGTGGGAGGACTTGTACAAATACCCTGCATTGAGCGAAATACCATGGGCGCGATCAAGGCAATCACAGCCTCGCAGCTTGCTTTACAGAGTAATCCTGAAAATGCGAAGGTTTCGCTGGACAATGTGGTGCTGACGATGTGGCAAACCGCCCTCGATATGAGCAACCGCTATAAAGAAACATCGGAAGCGGGCCTGGCGGTGAATATTCCGATCAGTTTGAGCGAATGCTGA
- a CDS encoding nucleotide pyrophosphohydrolase, which yields MSIQEAQQQVDQWIKTYGVRYFSELTNMTILTEEVGELARIMARTYGDQSFKKSDLGKDLGDEMADVLWVLICLANQTGINLTEAFEKNLAKKTERDKDRHKENPKLG from the coding sequence ATGTCCATCCAGGAAGCCCAGCAACAAGTAGATCAATGGATCAAAACCTATGGAGTCCGGTACTTTTCCGAACTCACGAATATGACAATACTTACCGAAGAAGTAGGTGAACTGGCGCGGATCATGGCCCGGACTTACGGAGACCAGTCATTTAAAAAGTCGGATTTGGGAAAGGATCTCGGAGACGAAATGGCTGATGTGCTGTGGGTACTGATATGTCTGGCCAATCAAACCGGCATTAACCTGACAGAGGCATTTGAAAAAAATCTTGCTAAAAAAACAGAGCGGGATAAGGATCGCCACAAGGAAAATCCAAAGCTGGGCTGA
- the mgtE gene encoding magnesium transporter, translated as MTFELTKEYVDHIQDLINKQDSDALMQQMENLFPADITGLLYELETESAKFLISQVRLETGAEILADMDPNERREFLKVFTSEEISQFVNLFDSDDAVDLLNQQPIRVREEVIALLEDREQARFILDLLHYDEDVAGGLMQKELVKANVNWTVNQCIEELRKQAEDVGKVYAVYVVDDSGKLHGILSLKKIVLAHKNTKIESLYDKDVIFVETYRPAEEVAELMQRYDLDALPVVNVQGKLLGRITIDDVIDVITEQASSDTLAMAGITGDVEENDTIWQQTRARLPWLLVGMMGGILAAKFISFFEGDLKIIPAMAAFIPIIGSTGGNVGIQTSSIILQSLADKTGLDASVGQRLVRMLAVAGINGLIISSIVFGFNLLIGNEMQLALVVSVALLSVVFLASFMGTLTPILLEKVGINPAVASGPFITTANDLIGYGVYFGLAHLLLNL; from the coding sequence ATGACGTTTGAATTGACCAAGGAATATGTTGATCACATTCAGGACTTAATCAATAAACAGGATTCCGATGCGCTCATGCAGCAAATGGAAAACCTGTTTCCCGCAGATATTACCGGCCTGCTTTATGAGCTCGAAACCGAAAGTGCCAAGTTCCTGATCAGCCAGGTACGCCTTGAAACCGGTGCTGAGATCCTGGCCGATATGGACCCGAATGAGCGGCGGGAGTTTCTTAAAGTTTTTACGTCAGAAGAGATATCCCAATTCGTCAACCTCTTTGATTCCGATGATGCTGTGGACTTGCTGAACCAGCAGCCGATCCGTGTCAGGGAGGAAGTTATTGCATTGCTGGAAGACCGGGAGCAGGCGCGTTTTATCCTTGACCTGCTGCATTATGACGAAGATGTTGCGGGTGGTCTGATGCAGAAAGAGCTGGTTAAGGCAAATGTCAACTGGACTGTAAACCAATGCATTGAAGAGCTGCGCAAGCAGGCGGAAGATGTAGGAAAAGTGTATGCCGTATACGTAGTGGACGATTCCGGGAAGCTGCATGGGATTTTATCATTGAAAAAAATTGTCCTTGCACACAAAAACACGAAAATCGAAAGTCTGTACGACAAGGATGTGATTTTTGTGGAGACTTACCGTCCGGCAGAAGAAGTGGCCGAGCTGATGCAGCGCTATGACCTGGACGCGCTTCCGGTGGTGAACGTACAGGGTAAACTGCTGGGCCGCATTACCATCGATGACGTTATCGACGTAATTACGGAACAGGCCAGTTCCGATACGCTTGCAATGGCGGGTATTACGGGTGACGTGGAAGAAAATGACACGATCTGGCAGCAAACCCGGGCACGCCTTCCTTGGCTGCTGGTAGGAATGATGGGCGGAATTCTGGCAGCCAAGTTTATCAGCTTTTTTGAGGGCGACCTGAAAATCATTCCTGCGATGGCTGCATTTATCCCCATCATCGGCTCTACGGGCGGGAATGTCGGCATTCAAACCTCTTCAATCATCCTGCAAAGTCTGGCCGACAAGACAGGCCTCGATGCCTCCGTAGGTCAGCGTTTGGTGCGGATGCTTGCGGTAGCGGGCATCAACGGACTGATCATCAGCAGCATTGTATTTGGCTTTAACTTGTTGATCGGTAATGAAATGCAGCTGGCGCTGGTTGTTTCTGTGGCTTTGCTTTCGGTCGTTTTCCTGGCATCCTTCATGGGAACACTGACGCCGATTTTACTGGAAAAAGTCGGAATCAACCCGGCCGTGGCATCGGGTCCTTTTATAACCACAGCCAATGATCTGATTGGTTACGGGGTTTATTTCGGGCTTGCGCACCTGCTGCTCAATCTCTGA
- the odhB gene encoding 2-oxoglutarate dehydrogenase complex dihydrolipoyllysine-residue succinyltransferase, producing the protein MAEIEIKVPPVGESITEVTIGNWFKNDGDFVKMDEVICGLDSDKATFELTAEAEGTLHIKAQEGDTLNIGDLIATIDSAGNGASSNGTPKVESAAPAPAPEKKEEPAAAAPAAEPAAPVVAGKAYEMKVPAVGESITEVTIASWSKKDGDHVELDDILCELESDKATFELPAEAAGTLRIVGKEGDTLPIGALICTIEPGAGAVAQSAPATPQPEATAADAPAEKSFSEKHASPVAAKILAEKGIDPKDVNGSGSGGRIMKDDALKAGKPAAAAPAAQPASAEKASATPAAAPAGGRAQRREKMSSLRKTIARRLVAVKNETAMLTTFNEVDMKPVMDLRAKFKDKFKEKHEVGLGFMSFFVKAVTVALKDYPVVNAFIDGDELVFNDYADISVAVSTPRGLVVPVIRNAENLSFAGVEKEIIRLAVRARDGKLGLDEMSGGTFTITNGGIFGSMMSTPIINAPQSAILGMHNIVERPVVVDGQIVIRPMMYVALSYDHRTIDGKDSVSFLVRVKQLLEDPMRLLLDM; encoded by the coding sequence ATGGCTGAAATTGAGATAAAAGTACCGCCTGTAGGCGAGTCAATTACCGAAGTTACGATAGGGAACTGGTTTAAAAATGATGGCGATTTTGTAAAAATGGATGAGGTCATTTGTGGCCTGGATTCAGACAAAGCCACATTCGAATTGACTGCCGAGGCGGAAGGAACGCTTCATATCAAGGCACAGGAGGGAGATACGCTAAATATCGGGGATCTTATCGCAACAATTGATTCTGCTGGTAATGGTGCGTCATCAAATGGTACGCCCAAAGTGGAGTCTGCTGCACCTGCGCCGGCACCCGAGAAGAAAGAAGAGCCCGCTGCTGCTGCACCAGCTGCCGAGCCGGCCGCACCGGTTGTGGCAGGCAAGGCTTATGAGATGAAAGTTCCGGCAGTAGGAGAGTCGATCACCGAAGTGACGATAGCATCGTGGAGTAAAAAGGACGGTGACCATGTGGAGTTGGATGATATTCTTTGCGAGCTCGAATCAGATAAAGCCACGTTTGAGTTGCCTGCAGAAGCTGCCGGTACCCTGCGGATTGTGGGTAAAGAAGGTGACACGCTGCCGATCGGCGCATTGATCTGCACGATTGAGCCGGGAGCAGGAGCAGTAGCACAAAGTGCACCTGCTACACCACAGCCCGAAGCGACAGCCGCCGATGCTCCTGCTGAGAAGTCATTCAGCGAAAAACATGCTTCTCCGGTTGCTGCCAAAATACTTGCAGAAAAAGGCATTGATCCGAAAGATGTAAACGGATCCGGATCAGGTGGCCGGATCATGAAAGACGATGCATTGAAAGCAGGCAAACCAGCCGCAGCGGCTCCTGCTGCCCAGCCGGCATCTGCTGAAAAGGCATCTGCAACTCCGGCAGCAGCTCCGGCAGGTGGCCGTGCACAGCGCCGCGAAAAAATGTCTTCGCTGCGTAAAACCATCGCCCGCAGGCTGGTGGCTGTTAAAAATGAAACGGCCATGCTTACCACTTTCAATGAAGTGGACATGAAGCCGGTCATGGATCTGCGTGCCAAGTTCAAAGACAAGTTCAAGGAAAAACATGAAGTGGGCCTTGGGTTTATGTCCTTCTTTGTAAAAGCAGTTACCGTAGCGTTGAAAGACTACCCGGTAGTGAATGCATTTATTGACGGGGATGAACTCGTGTTCAATGACTATGCAGATATTTCAGTTGCTGTCTCTACGCCCCGCGGCCTGGTGGTACCCGTAATCCGCAATGCTGAGAACCTTTCGTTTGCAGGTGTTGAAAAGGAAATCATAAGGCTGGCAGTCCGTGCACGTGACGGCAAGCTGGGACTGGACGAAATGTCCGGCGGTACATTCACCATTACCAATGGAGGAATCTTTGGTTCCATGATGTCTACCCCGATCATCAATGCGCCCCAATCAGCAATCCTCGGAATGCATAACATTGTAGAGCGTCCGGTAGTGGTAGATGGTCAGATTGTCATCCGTCCGATGATGTATGTGGCATTGTCCTACGATCACCGTACCATTGACGGCAAAGACTCTGTAAGCTTCCTGGTTCGCGTGAAGCAACTTCTGGAAGATCCGATGCGGCTACTTTTAGATATGTAA
- the dtd gene encoding D-aminoacyl-tRNA deacylase produces the protein MVAVIQRVREASVTIGGKVNGEIGTGFLVLLGITHHDTVEDVEWLGKKIVGMRIFGDTEGKMNLDLKSVDGNILLISQFTLHASTKKGNRPSFIEAARPEVAIPLYESMIVFLENELGKPVHTGIFGADMQVALLNDGPVTIHIDSKNRI, from the coding sequence ATGGTTGCAGTTATTCAGCGCGTAAGGGAAGCTTCGGTTACAATCGGGGGGAAAGTCAATGGAGAAATCGGTACGGGTTTTCTGGTATTGCTGGGCATTACGCACCATGATACCGTCGAAGATGTTGAGTGGCTTGGAAAGAAAATTGTGGGTATGCGGATTTTTGGTGATACTGAAGGCAAGATGAACCTTGACCTGAAATCGGTGGACGGAAACATTTTGCTGATCAGCCAGTTTACCCTGCACGCCAGTACCAAAAAAGGAAACCGGCCTTCCTTCATCGAAGCTGCACGTCCCGAAGTGGCAATTCCGCTTTATGAAAGCATGATCGTTTTCCTGGAAAATGAGCTCGGAAAACCAGTTCATACCGGCATTTTCGGTGCAGATATGCAGGTTGCCCTACTGAACGACGGCCCGGTAACCATCCACATAGACTCCAAAAACCGCATCTGA